One genomic window of Medicago truncatula cultivar Jemalong A17 chromosome 1, MtrunA17r5.0-ANR, whole genome shotgun sequence includes the following:
- the LOC25483895 gene encoding DNA glycosylase/AP lyase ROS1 isoform X2, with protein sequence MEVGENDRKKPEAEIPWIPSTPVKPVVPKSAPICTPKANGAFACLEFSHGGEKNRESHDGIVPAAAITDIGGENEAASANSYATQLGNINGLNDLFVSSVICDNSRDPHGHETSDNACCSKRDYEDDPAKKLDKDGTPPNKELYDPAVEFAAVSSQLKEIYNPDEGNSLCTGLNKTPEKKPRRKKHRPKVIREVKPKRTPKPATPKPAQAKENTTGKRKYVRRKGLNTSTTQTEVTSELAEKTPEATKMSCQRSLNFDIGSKDESSTGRENENPTALLDGVAVQETNLGPVCDLNTSVKHASSGSMSLPEDTQAPDTSSQSTSPGEKSKENPTGKKKRVRRKMNKTSAPSTEMTGELTTEKMCELAKPTSKSSINFDKGGVEESSAVKENATIHLSKENEVTDRTNPDVPLTEDTQATKSSSRMPHEAKPKKSPGVKRQYVRRSGLNKSSTPTEVSGDLPGKVMPESAITSCRMSINSDRGANDESSADRENGTVHSCNKTGAEIQEIDVGLSDDIQTFMNPAVENNYLSFCNNEQTPTVHPCKETAAVMQEVDVGISYDMKTFMNQATESNYMSFCSNGQTSSTSPSQTNPLGDKSKEKLTGNKYERRKRLNKSPICQTKMTGELTGPMMPDSKETPMRRFSDFDMGTEDESSACRQVLNVHIGDTVEETPAGLAYNKDTWMKQALHSYMPLPEGAQTPSTCPSKGNHPGAKPKENSDGDKKCVRKKRSKMTSTPTKRTGGLTEPIMSEPTTISCKMSINFDKGGRDESYMCNESLTSDQNTLVKEILHYCASLSENTQSPSTCLPESNPPGEKQNARNENKRKGLATAEDGNISNSQVSTIKLQMVGCEREHAGTIEHADNSSMNLIGAHYNGLASYQSKFPLQFSNIQKKRRTEKGKTSNSHITSSVITENGAPLIFTPEDAQMHPYASNYNSWMYGFGYNAPVFPIINEYRENYIHNTQTFDEFRLSLRRVTEKSQFPAETSDYNSLTRIRNFIEPNYTANQLDFSDQQAMRDAERPQTCIDVLVEDVPVSSVKKKQNRKRSALSSSAHPNTDQNQMQQCHNVALGNHHLALGKSSGTARGGRRKKVYDVEALVKQFRQLNINAGVGDIVLYKQNALVPFQGSFDPIKKQRPRPKVDLDEETDRVWKLLLLDINHDGVDGTDEEKAKWWEEERKVFRGRADSFIARMHLVQGDRRFSRWKGSVVDSVVGVFLTQNVTDHLSSSAFMSLAARFPKKSGSTACDGEGTSQAVNKQQVDIVEPEENTECDVNLLNQSVCNQSSMTKDIIEHSGEKAVSSNDSCRITSSPISLTDESNCKLTESSQSSGPMVMIEEGEEKSCYDGAGKELNDIVSSQSSVISSQISGEFSNDQNPEKIGSCSDSNSEVEDLSSTAKYNSVEDLSSTAKYKNYGSFCKLLEMVSSTKFYEIESQRSKSTENMRDVTHSSLEESIIPSHECNLRLTHNSEAHDPFKAEASSSGILKNKHENEMNTPSFQTAKSAGLVEVTHSQTIASQVHPQEQTNHMQQNFFNSSGQTHDLIQNERYLNLGDHKDVVRSETNEISSTPIKVKTKSQLKEEQEQFDWDSLRIKAQAKAGKREKTENTMDSLDWDAVRCADVGVIADVIKERGMNNRLAERIQKFLNRVVDDHGSIDLEWLRDVPPDQAKEYLLSVRGLGLKSVECVRLLTLHHLAFPVDTNVGRIAVRLGWVPLQPLPESLQLHLLEMYPVLESIQKYLWPRLCKLDQKTLYELHYQMITFGKVFCTKSKPNCNACPMRAECRHFASAFASARLALPGPEQRSMVSVSGNGVTDENPPVVMSQLHLPLPENTNQVVEEIPETEVSGQLAKSEVNICQPIIEEPTTPEPECSQLELSDMEDAFIDDPCEIPTIKLNMEEFTLNLQNYMQQNMELQEGEMSKALVALHPEAASIPGPKLKNVSRLRTEHCVYELPDMHPLLEGWEKREPDDPGKYLLAIWTPGETADSTQAPECKCNSREECGQLCNEMECFSCNSFREANSQIVRGTLLIPCRTAMRGSFPLNGTYFQVNEVFADHGSSINPVSVPRSWIWNLNRRTVYFGTSTTSIFKGLSTQEIQQAFWRGYICVRGFERETRTPRPLMARLHFPASKLAKTNEKTKKESGPAKEKPAPKPKQKPGPKPKQKAAKNSQGTKPDPESPVKNSQEPKPNPEQPELILNSDSLQE encoded by the exons ATGGAGGTAGGTGAAAATGATAGAAAGAAGCCAGAAGCAGAGATTCCATGGATCCCTTCAACCCCTGTTAAACCAGTTGTGCCAAAATCAGCTCCGATCTGTACTCCAAAAGCTAATGGAGCATTTGCATGTCTTGAATTCTCACATGGTGGAGAGAAAAACAGAGAATCCCATGATGGGATTGTACCTGCGGCTGCAATTACAGACATTGGAGGTGAAAATG AGGCGGCTTCGGCGAATTCTTATGCAACACAGCTAGGAAACATTAATGGATTGAATGATCTGTTTGTCTCTTCGGTTATCTGTGACAATTCGAGGGATCCTCATGGACATG aAACATCCGATAATGCTTGTTGTAGCAAGAGAGATTATGAGGATGACCCTGCCAAAAAGCTTGACAAGGATGGAACTCCACCAAACAAAGAGCTCTATGACCCTGCCGTAGAATTTGCTGCTGTTTCTTCACAACTGAAGGAGATTTACAACCCAGATGAGGGAAACAGTCTCTGTACTGGTCTGAATAAAACACCAGAAAAAAAGCCAAGGAGAAAAAAGCACCGCCCCAAGGTCATTAGAGAAGTCAAACCCAAAAGGACTCCGAAGCCAGCTACCCCAAAGCCTGCTCAAGCAAAAGAAAACACAACCGGCAAGAGGAAGTATGTGAGAAGAAAAGGATTGAACACTTCTACTACTCAAACAGAAGTGACAAGTGAATTAGCTGAAAAAACACCTGAAGCTACCAAAATGTCATGTCAAAGGTCCTTAAATTTTGATATAGGATCAAAAGACGAGAGTTCTACAGGCagagaaaatgaaaatccaACTGCACTTTTAGATGGTGTAGCCGTACAAGAAACCAATCTCGGCCCTGTCTGTGATTTAAACACTTCGGTTAAGCATGCATCAAGCGGTTCCATGTCATTACCAGAAGATACACAAGCCCCAGATACATCTTCACAAAGCACCAGCCCCGGGGAAAAGTCAAAAGAAAACCCAACGGGCAAGAAGAAACGTGTGAGAAGGAAAATGAACAAGACTTCTGCCCCTTCAACAGAAATGACAGGTGAATTGACTACAGAAAAGATGTGTGAATTGGCCAAACCAACCAGTAAAAGTTCCATAAATTTTGACAAAGGAGGAGTGGAAGAGAGTTCTGCAGTCAAAGAAAATGCAACTATACACCTGAGCAAAGAAAATGAAGTCACAGATCGAACAAATCCAGACGTTCCATTAACAGAAGACACACAAGCCACAAAATCATCTTCAAGAATGCCCCATGAAGCAAAGCCAAAAAAAAGCCCAGGTGTCAAAAGGCAGTATGTGAGACGGTCGGGATTGAACAAGTCTTCCACTCCTACAGAAGTATCCGGAGACTTGCCTGGAAAAGTGATGCCAGAATCTGCCATAACTTCTTGTAGAATGTCCATAAATTCTGACAGAGGAGCAAATGATGAAAGTTCTGCAGATAGAGAAAATGGAACTGTGCACTCGTGCAATAAAACTGGAGCAGAAATTCAGGAAATTGATGTAGGCCTTTCCGATGATATCCAGACTTTTATGAACCCGGCAGTAGAAAATAATTACCTGTCATTTTGTAATAATGAACAAACTCCAACTGTGCATCCGTGCAAAGAAACTGCTGCAGTAATGCAGGAAGTTGATGTAGGCATTTCCTATGATATGAAGACTTTCATGAATCAGGCAACAGAAAGTAATTACATGTCATTTTGTAGTAATGGACAAACCTCAAGTACATCCCCGTCACAAACCAACCCCCTTGGGGATAAGTCGAAAGAAAAGCTGACTGGAAACAAGTATGAGAGAAGAAAACGGTTGAACAAGTCTCCtatttgtcaaacaaaaatgaCAGGAGAACTGACTGGACCAATGATGCCAGATTCTAAAGAAACGCCAATGAGAAGGTTCTCGGATTTTGACATGGGAACCGAAGATGAAAGTTCTGCATGCAGACAAGTTTTAAATGTGCATATTGGCGACACAGTAGAGGAAACACCTGCAGGCCTTGCCTATAATAAAGATACCTGGATGAAGCAGGCATTACATAGCTACATGCCATTACCTGAAGGCGCACAAACCCCGAGTACATGTCCTTCAAAAGGTAATCATCCTGGAGCAAAGCCAAAAGAAAACTCAGATGGCGATAAGAAGTGTGTAAGAAAGAAGAGATCGAAAATGACTTCTACTCCAACAAAAAGGACAGGTGGATTGACTGAACCAATTATGTCTGAACCTACTACAATATCATGTAAAATGTCCATAAACTTTGACAAAGGAGGAAGAGATGAAAGTTATATGTGCAACGAAAGCCTGACCAGCGATCAAAACACCCTGGTGAAAGAGATATTACATTATTGCGCGTCATTATCTGAAAACACACAATCTCCAAGTACATGTCTTCCCGAAAGCAATCCTCCTGGGGAAAAGCAGAATGCCAGGAACGAAAACAAAAGAAAGGGCCTCGCAACTGCTGAGGATGGAAACATCAGTAACAGTCAAGTTTCAACAATAAAGTTACAAATGGTTGGTTGCGAGAGAGAGCATGCTGGAACCATTGAACATGCAGATAACAGCAGCATGAATCTAATTGGCGCACACTATAATGGATTGGCCTCATACCAGTCAAAGTTTCCgcttcaattttcaaatatcCAGAAGAAAAGGAGAACTGAGAAGGGGAAAACTTCCAATTCTCATATTACATCTTCTGTGATTACTGAAAATGGAGCACCACTAATATTCACTCCCGAAGATGCTCAAATGCATCCTTATGCATCAAACTACAACTCTTGGATGTATGGTTTTGGATATAATGCACCTGTATTCCCAATCATAAATGAATATAGAGAAAATTATATCCATAATACTCAAACATTTGATGAGTTCAGATTATCTTTGAGAAGGGTGACAGAAAAATCTCAATTCCCGGCTGAAACTTCTGATTATAATTCGCTAACGAGAATTAGAAATTTTATCGAACCAAATTATACAGCAAATCAGCTGGATTTTTCAGACCAACAAGCAATGAGAGATGCAGAAAGACCTCAAACATGTATTGACGTCTTAGTTGAAGATGTGCCTGTATCAAGTgtaaaaaagaagcaaaatagAAAGAGAAGTGCTCTTTCCAGTTCAGCGCATCCCAACACAGATCAGAATCAGATGCAACAGTGCCATAATGTTGCCTTGGGAAATCACCACTTGGCACTAGGGAAGTCATCAG GTACTGCTCGCGGAGGAAGGCGGAAAAAAGTGTATGATGTTGAAGCATTAGTTAAGCAATTTAGACAGCTAAACATAAACGCAGGAGTGGGAGACATTGTCTTATACAAGCAGAATGCACTTGTTCCCTTTCAGGGCTCATTTGATCCCATAAAAAAACAGCGTCCACGACCGAAAGTTGACCTAGATGAGGAGACTGATAGAGTGTGGAAGCTTTTGCTGTTAGATATAAATCATGATGGGGTTGATGGAACAGATGAAGAAAAGGCCAAATGGTGGGAAGAAGAACGTAAAGTGTTCCGTGGGCGAGCAGACTCATTTATTGCACGAATGCATCTTGTACAAG GAGACAGACGATTTTCTCGATGGAAAGGATCAGTTGTGGATTCAGTTGTAGGAGTTTTCCTCACTCAAAATGTCACGGACCATCTTTCCAG CTCTGCGTTCATGTCCCTTGCTGCTCGGTTTCCCAAAAAGTCAGGCAGCACAGCTTGTGACGGAGAAGGCACAAGCCAAGCGGTCAACAAACAACAAGTGGATATAGTGGAACCGGAAGAGAACACAGAATGTGATGTGAACTTATTGAATCAATCTGTTTGCAACCAGAGTTCTATGACAAAAGACATAATTGAGCATTCTGGAGAAAAAGCTGTCAGCAGCAATGATTCCTGCAGAATTACCAGTAGCCCAATTAGCCTAACAGATGAATCAAACTGCAAACTAACAGAATCATCTCAATCCTCTGGTCCAATGGTTATGATTGAGGAAGGGGAAGAAAAATCATGTTATGATGGTGCTGGGAAAGAGTTAAATGACATAGTTTCGTCCCAATCCTCTGTCATTTCATCTCAAATATCtggagagttttcaaatgatcAAAATCCTGAGAAGATAGGATCATGCTCAGATAGCAACTCAGAAGTTGAAGATCTGTCAAGCACAGCAAAGTACAACAGTGTTGAAGATCTGTCAAGCACAGCAAAGTACAAAAATTACGGTTCTTTCTGCAAACTTCTTGAAATGGTAAGTTCAACCAAGTTTTATGAAATTGAAAGTCAAAGAAGCAAATCAACTGAGAACATGAGAGATGTCACTCACAGCTCTTTGGAAGAATCCATCATCCCGTCCCATGAATGTAATTTGAGACTCACCCACAACTCTGAAGCTCATGATCCTTTCAAAGCAGAAGCTTCATCAAGTGGCATCTTAAAGAATAAACATGAAAATGAGATGAATACACCTAGTTTTCAAACAGCCAAGTCTGCAGGCCTTGTTGAGGTTACTCATTCTCAAACTATTGCATCTCAAGTCCATCCTCAGGAACAGACTAATCACATGCAGCAAAACTTTTTCAACAGTTCTGGACAAACTCATGATCTGATTCAGAATGAAAGGTATTTAAACCTTGGTGATCACAAAGATGTTGTGAGGAGTGAAACCAATGAGATAAGTTCTACCCCAATAAAAGTAAAGACCAAAAGTCAATTAAAGGAGGAACAGGAACAATTTGACTGGGATAGTTTACGAATAAAAGCACAAGCTAAGGCTGGGAAAAGAGAAAAGACAGAAAACACCATGGATTCTTTAGACTGGGATGCCGTGAGATGCGCAGATGTCGGTGTAATTGCTGATGTTATCAAAGAGCGGGGCATGAACAACAGGCTTGCCGAGCGTATTCAG AAATTCCTGAATAGGGTGGTTGATGATCATGGAAGCATTGACCTCGAGTGGCTGAGAGACGTTCCACCTGACCAGGCAAA AGAATATTTGCTGAGCGTAAGAGGACTGGGATTGAAAAGTGTGGAGTGTGTGCGGCTTTTAACACTGCACCATCTTGCCTTCCCG GTAGACACAAATGTTGGACGTATAGCAGTACGCTTGGGATGGGTGCCTCTCCAACCACTACCCGAGTCACTACAGTTGCATCTCCTAGAAAT GTACCCGGTGTTGGAGTccatacaaaaatatctttgGCCTCGACTGTGCAAGCTAGATCAAAAAACATT ATATGAGCTACATTACCAGATGATTACATTTGGGAAG GTCTTCTGTACAAAAAGCAAACCAAACTGTAATGCATGCCCGATGAGAGCAGAATGTCGACACTTTGCAAGTGCATTTGCTAG TGCAAGGCTGGCCCTGCCTGGACCAGAGCAGAGGAGTATGGTTAGTGTATCTGGAAACGGTGTGACTGATGAGAACCCACCTGTAGTCATGAGTCAGTTGCACTTGCCTCTTCCTGAGAACACAAACCAAGTGGTGGAAGAAATTCCCGAAACAGAAGTGAGTGGACAACTGGCAAAATCTGAAGTGAATATTTGCCAACCTATCATTGAAGAACCGACAACACCAGAGCCAGAATGTTCGCAGCTAGAACTAAGTGATATGGAGGATGCCTTCATTGATGATCCATGTGAAATTCCCACCATTAAGCTTAACATGGAGGAGTTCACTCTTAATTTACAAAACTATATGCAACAAAACATGGAACTTCAAGAAGGTGAAATGTCAAAGGCTCTGGTTGCTTTGCATCCAGAAGCTGCTTCCATCCCTGGGCCCAAGCTAAAGAATGTTAGCCGATTACGAACAGAGCATTGTGT TTACGAACTCCCGGATATGCATCCTCTTCTGGAAGGG TGGGAAAAACGAGAACCCGATGATCCTGGAAAATATCTTCTTGCTATATGGACTCCAG gAGAGACGGCCGATTCAACACAGGCACCTGAGTGCAAATGCAACTCTCGCGAAGAATGTGGACAGCTTTGCAACGAGATGGAATGTTTCTCATGCAACAGTTTCCGTGAAGCAAATTCACAGATAGTCAGAGGCACACTTCTG ATACCATGTCGAACAGCTATGCGTGGGAGCTTTCCACTTAATGGCACTTATTTCCAAGTCAACGAG GTATTTGCTGACCATGGGTCTAGCATTAATCCTGTCAGTGTTCCCCGAAGTTGGATCTGGAACCTCAATAGGCGAACGGTATATTTTGGAacctcaacaacatcaatattTAAAG GATTATCAACACAAGAAATTCAACAAGCCTTTTGGAGAG GATATATTTGCGTGCGGGGGTTTGAAAGGGAAACGCGAACACCCCGCCCTTTGATGGCTAGACTACACTTCCCAGCTAGCAAATTGGCCAAAACCAACGAGAAGACGAAAAAAGAGTCAGGTCCAGCGAAAGAGAAGCCAGCACCGAAACCAAAACAGAAGCCAGGACCGAAACCAAAACAGAAGGCGGCGAAGAACTCACAAGGAACAAAACCAGATCCTGAAAGTCCGGTGAAGAACTCACAGGAACCGAAACCAAATCCTGAACAGCCTGAACTGATATTAAACAGTGACAGCCTTCAGGAGTAA